The sequence GTGTAGGCCGGAATTTCGTATGGCACGCCGGCGCGCTTGGCAATCTGCCGTGCGGGGTTCGGGCCGACGCCTGCCGGCCGCGCATTGCCCATGATCACTTCGTTGATCTGATCCGGCGCAACCTTCGCGCGCTCCAATGCAGCCTTGGCGGCAAACGCGCCCAACTCGGGCGCGGTCAGTTCCGTAAATGCGCCGCCAAATTTGCCGCACGGCGTGCGCGCAGCGGAGAGAATGAAAATTTCGGGGAACATGTTATGCCTTTGATGTCTTGATTTCGGACTTAACTTTCTTTCTATATCAATCAGATACTCGATGCCACCGTTTAACCTCGCCAGGCCCAGAGTCGATGTGGCTGTGGCGAATTTTTGGATGGATTTAACGTATGAGAGAAGCTTTAATCAAGTAAAAGATGATCGTACCAAAATCCAGCACCAGCACAAAGGGCAAAAAGGCGAGGCTCAATCCCGTGGCATTGCCGAGCGCTGTTTGTATCGTTTGCCAGGCAATGTAAGCGAACATCCACACCATCGTGCATTTCAAGAAACCGACGAGCTGGCGCGCGAGGCGATAATGCGCGGCGGCATTCTGCGCTGTGATTGGCCAGAGATAGTTGTATTTGTGCGGATAGCGACGCAAAATCGTCAATCCGATATAAAGAACGACTGCCAACAAGAAAAGTGCAAGAAGCATATATTTGCTGCCCCAGCCATCGGGTTCACCTGTAGCGCCGAAGTGTGTAGGGATCTTTTCAGGCAGCGAGAACCAGAATTGCAGCATCATCAAGCCAAATGCCAGCACCCCCAGACCGGAG is a genomic window of Cytophagia bacterium CHB2 containing:
- a CDS encoding DUF1648 domain-containing protein, which encodes RWLQNERLRRGERHGGIRVLFTKQKRVGGFELNSIHEDYSHCRVLTSNRFAKIMNSSRNLATRSSAYPARLKTDERPKLDLPPSRFEQILEFFSGLGVLAFGLMMLQFWFSLPEKIPTHFGATGEPDGWGSKYMLLALFLLAVVLYIGLTILRRYPHKYNYLWPITAQNAAAHYRLARQLVGFLKCTMVWMFAYIAWQTIQTALGNATGLSLAFLPFVLVLDFGTIIFYLIKASLIR